A window of the Candidatus Amarolinea dominans genome harbors these coding sequences:
- a CDS encoding transposase family protein translates to MRERTKGRTQEQSAVKANIKSRKTVAKYEELEQLPSEVQQPRAYRTRDDPFSDYWPKVEQMLAAAPELEAKTLFEWLCEQQPDKYQEGQLRTLQRRIAEWRAIHLAQIAVLAQVHRPGEILQTDGTWLTELGATIAGESFKHVLIHSVLPYSNWEWGVVAQSESLLAYQRALQVTLFNLGAVPVYHQTDNSSAVTHSLSASDELGREYNLAYLALLKHYGMQPRTIHVGSPEENGDIEAANGALKQALRQHLLLRSSSGFCLRDRL, encoded by the coding sequence ATGCGTGAACGAACGAAAGGCCGTACCCAAGAACAATCGGCCGTCAAAGCGAACATTAAAAGTCGAAAAACGGTTGCTAAGTATGAGGAGCTGGAACAACTTCCCAGTGAAGTGCAGCAACCACGGGCATATCGCACGCGAGACGACCCGTTTAGTGACTATTGGCCGAAGGTAGAGCAGATGTTAGCAGCTGCTCCAGAACTGGAAGCCAAAACGCTTTTCGAGTGGTTGTGCGAACAGCAGCCAGATAAGTATCAGGAAGGCCAGTTGCGAACCCTACAACGGCGGATAGCCGAGTGGCGGGCGATACACCTGGCCCAGATCGCTGTTTTGGCGCAGGTCCACCGACCAGGCGAAATTCTGCAGACGGATGGCACCTGGCTAACGGAGTTAGGGGCGACAATTGCCGGTGAGTCCTTCAAGCATGTGCTGATTCACAGCGTGTTACCCTACTCCAACTGGGAATGGGGGGTGGTGGCACAATCGGAATCACTATTGGCGTACCAGCGCGCCTTGCAGGTGACCCTGTTCAACTTGGGCGCGGTGCCGGTGTACCATCAGACCGACAATTCGTCGGCGGTTACCCACTCACTGAGCGCCAGCGATGAGTTGGGCCGGGAGTATAATCTGGCTTACCTGGCTCTCTTGAAGCATTATGGGATGCAGCCGCGGACCATCCATGTCGGCAGCCCCGAAGAGAACGGTGACATCGAAGCGGCCAACGGTGCGCTCAAGCAGGCGTTGCGCCAGCATCTGCTACTGCGCAGCAGCTCCGGATTTTGCCTCCGTGACAGATTATGA
- a CDS encoding right-handed parallel beta-helix repeat-containing protein, with translation MRAFRLILLSLLLLVASSACGSAPAPGASAPPPTAAVRSTDLPHASAASAGRYDIGAPALMTDLWVDPVHGADSHSGASRDQALRTISAAWNQIPTATPLTNGYRIWLVAGDYTEDYFPVYWEQRYGTQTAPIIIQSADGPLAARLQGSLNVYDVRYLYWIDLEVRNAGDVFHCELCDHLLLRGVRFDGGNRQAHETIKVNQSRDVYIEDSDIGGSYENAIDFVAVQYGHIVGNRIHTADDWCIYLKGGSAYYRIEGNEIYDCGTGGFTAGQGTGFEYMVSPWLHYEAYDLKFINNVVHDTEGAGFGVNGGYNILLAYNTLYRVGTRSHGMEFVFGLRTCDGDTARCSANQSAGGWGTANSQEEPIPNRNLYVFNNILYNPAGVQSQWQHFAIYGPRQPSPGSNIPAPARTDDNLQIRGNLIWNGPADLPLGIEGGEACQAGNPTCNADQLRADNAINTIEPALVDPAHGDFRPVAGGSVFGVTTFAIPAFPAWASLTPPVPAGNLDNTVATDRAGNPRTASGPPGAYTGQDAATFRRSYLPLVVSVT, from the coding sequence ATGCGCGCTTTCCGTCTCATCCTGCTCTCGCTCCTGCTGCTTGTCGCCAGTTCCGCCTGCGGCTCTGCGCCCGCGCCGGGCGCCAGTGCGCCGCCGCCCACGGCCGCGGTGCGTTCGACTGATCTTCCGCACGCCAGCGCCGCCAGCGCGGGCCGTTACGACATCGGTGCGCCGGCGCTGATGACCGATCTCTGGGTTGACCCGGTTCATGGCGCTGACAGCCACAGCGGCGCCAGCCGCGACCAGGCCCTGCGCACCATCAGCGCCGCCTGGAATCAGATCCCCACCGCAACGCCGTTGACGAACGGCTACCGCATCTGGCTGGTGGCCGGAGACTACACTGAAGACTATTTTCCGGTCTATTGGGAACAGCGCTATGGCACGCAAACCGCGCCCATCATCATCCAATCGGCCGACGGCCCCCTGGCCGCGCGGCTGCAAGGCTCACTCAACGTGTACGATGTCCGCTACCTGTACTGGATTGATCTGGAGGTGCGCAACGCGGGCGATGTTTTTCACTGTGAACTGTGCGACCATCTGCTCCTGCGCGGGGTGCGCTTCGACGGCGGCAATCGCCAGGCGCATGAGACGATCAAGGTCAACCAGTCGCGGGATGTTTACATCGAGGACAGCGATATCGGCGGGAGCTATGAGAACGCCATTGACTTCGTGGCCGTGCAGTACGGCCACATCGTGGGCAATCGGATTCACACCGCCGATGATTGGTGCATCTACCTGAAGGGCGGCTCGGCCTATTACCGGATCGAGGGCAATGAGATCTACGACTGCGGCACCGGCGGGTTCACCGCAGGCCAGGGCACCGGCTTCGAGTACATGGTGTCGCCCTGGCTGCACTACGAGGCCTACGACCTGAAATTCATCAACAACGTGGTGCATGACACAGAGGGCGCCGGGTTTGGCGTCAACGGCGGTTACAATATCCTGCTGGCTTACAATACGCTCTACCGCGTGGGCACGCGCAGCCACGGCATGGAGTTCGTCTTTGGCCTGCGCACGTGCGATGGCGACACGGCGCGGTGCAGCGCCAATCAGAGCGCGGGCGGCTGGGGCACAGCCAACAGCCAGGAAGAGCCGATCCCCAACCGCAACCTCTACGTGTTCAACAACATCCTCTACAACCCCGCGGGCGTGCAGAGCCAGTGGCAGCATTTCGCCATCTACGGCCCGCGCCAGCCCTCGCCCGGCTCGAACATCCCCGCCCCGGCCAGGACCGATGACAACTTGCAGATACGCGGCAACCTCATCTGGAACGGCCCGGCCGATCTGCCGCTCGGCATCGAAGGCGGCGAGGCCTGCCAGGCCGGCAACCCCACCTGCAATGCTGACCAACTGCGCGCCGACAACGCCATCAACACCATCGAGCCGGCCCTGGTTGATCCCGCCCACGGCGATTTTCGACCGGTTGCCGGGGGCAGCGTGTTTGGCGTGACCACCTTCGCCATTCCCGCCTTCCCCGCCTGGGCATCGCTGACCCCGCCGGTTCCGGCCGGCAACCTGGACAACACCGTCGCGACGGATCGCGCCGGCAATCCGCGCACCGCCAGCGGCCCGCCCGGCGCCTACACCGGTCAGGACGCCGCCACGTTCCGGCGCTCCTACCTTCCCCTCGTGGTCTCCGTCACTTGA
- a CDS encoding type II toxin-antitoxin system Phd/YefM family antitoxin, with translation MHQIIGVTDLQRRFRTILDEVVKNHVPYVLTRGSRPEAAIIVKRQLDLHISDN, from the coding sequence ATGCATCAAATCATTGGCGTCACCGACTTGCAGCGCCGATTTCGCACCATCCTTGATGAGGTCGTCAAGAATCATGTGCCCTACGTGCTCACGCGCGGCAGCCGGCCCGAAGCGGCCATAATTGTCAAGCGACAATTAGATTTACACATCAGCGACAATTAG
- a CDS encoding DUF11 domain-containing protein produces the protein MTLRRRSLRVILSLLLLTAFVLPTLPTAAALPLETANVAPANNTYQTLPFAQDWSNTSLITVNDDWSAVPGVLGYLGDYLPSSSPTAVDPQTIITDTTFTAIDVIANQTNPSTLTSGGVAEFEIANPVVALQGSGTADAPFLLFHINTTGLSSIQVQYNLRDVDGSIDNAIQPVALHYRVGTSGDFTNVPAAFVADATTGPSLATLVTPINVMLPAAADNQPQVQLRVITSNAVGSDEWVGVDDFSVTAGPPATNPDLAAVKTGPAAAAPGEEIVYDLQANNIGTGAAAGVTISDTLPAGFGYVSFSSSTAVTLTDSTPPSLAWDAGDIAAGAGVTIALHVTTAGTGTVTNTMEITTTTAGDPAGNNSSSWETTVGAPELVVDKQAPAVGVIGESLTYTLIVNNQGSADAANVTVTDTLPISTTYVSDDSGVTPTNPSAGVYVWNLGTLAAAGSRTFHVTAATDAGIANATNLINQMTASTTTPGDNQAGNSDQATTGMYRLVSIYDIQFVPNPALNGDSPYTNQTVWTEGIVTAEPGEIDNISPNRTMVIEMPGGGPWSGLQIFKSAGIPAAPAGTHVRVLGLIKEYFNMTEMDMGAGANAFQIISSGNPVPVPAATTTGSLITAASAEQWESVLIEFHDAAVVNPALGSGEWSFDDGSGVTRADDLGNKDGDMTYVPAATDRYHFIRGVGWFSFSNYKLQPRYNPDIGLDVDKPTISKNAPVLVAPGGLFTYTVTVKNELGYPLTGLVIQDTVPAATTFAYALDGGSESGGVVTWNVASLAYLSTVNVRFAVTATASVTTVINSSYSISATNFVTPTYGAPLATVVDSAMHISAIQGGRHLSLLNGRTVSGVSGIVTALRSDGFNLQEPVIMEDSDPATSEGIFVRTGSAPTVLVGQSVLVNGKVEEFRPDTNNLTITRLINPTVTVQSSGNPLPAAIIIGSGGRQPPTQIIEDDASNVETDGVFDPDNDGIDFYEALEGMLVQVNDAVAVGATTAFGEIAVLVDGGAGASLRTPRGGIVIQANDFNPERVILDDVITPNPPDVLVGDSFPGAIVGVLDYGFGNFKLLNTAPLPSPVSGGLTPESTTITRTDDQITLATFNVENLDPTDPPAKFAALANQIVTNLAAPDILAVEEVQDSDGPANTSVVEASVTWGLLISAIQTAGGPTYDFRNVDPVDDQDGGEPGGNIRVGFLFRADRGIAFVDRPGATSTTANGAVMGGSGVQLNYSPGRIDPTSAAFNSSRKPLAAEFTFNGHTLFLIVNHFNSKSGDDPLFGFAQPPVLVSEIQRNQQAQIVNDFVDAILALDPSANIVALGDFNDFQFSTPLAILKGGVLTDLITGLPTAEQYSYVYDGNSQVLDHILISNHLLTPNEAGFALFDVVHANAEFPPAARATDHDPSLVRFTLEATPANVTLTNLTAGPLTSPLGWLALAGLLALAAVVMRRRGVERGE, from the coding sequence ATGACCCTTCGACGACGAAGTCTGCGTGTGATCCTGTCACTCCTCCTGCTCACCGCCTTCGTGCTCCCCACTCTCCCCACGGCAGCCGCCCTGCCGCTGGAGACAGCAAATGTCGCCCCCGCGAACAACACCTACCAGACCCTGCCTTTCGCGCAGGACTGGAGCAACACCAGCCTCATCACCGTCAACGATGACTGGTCGGCCGTGCCCGGCGTGCTTGGCTACCTGGGCGATTACCTGCCAAGCTCCTCGCCGACCGCGGTTGACCCGCAGACCATCATCACCGACACCACCTTCACCGCGATTGATGTGATTGCCAACCAGACCAACCCTAGCACCTTGACCAGTGGTGGGGTGGCTGAATTCGAAATCGCCAACCCGGTTGTGGCCCTGCAAGGCTCCGGCACGGCGGACGCGCCCTTCCTGCTCTTCCACATCAACACGACGGGCCTCAGCAGCATCCAGGTGCAGTACAATCTGCGCGACGTGGATGGGTCCATTGACAACGCGATTCAGCCGGTTGCGCTGCACTATCGCGTCGGTACCAGCGGCGATTTCACCAACGTGCCGGCCGCGTTCGTGGCCGATGCCACCACCGGCCCCAGCCTGGCCACCCTGGTGACGCCCATCAACGTGATGCTGCCCGCCGCGGCAGATAATCAACCGCAGGTGCAGTTGCGCGTCATCACTTCCAACGCGGTCGGCAGCGATGAATGGGTGGGCGTGGACGACTTCTCCGTCACGGCCGGCCCGCCGGCCACCAACCCGGACCTGGCCGCAGTCAAGACCGGTCCGGCCGCGGCCGCGCCCGGCGAGGAGATCGTCTACGACCTGCAGGCCAACAACATTGGCACCGGCGCCGCGGCCGGCGTGACCATCAGCGATACCCTGCCCGCCGGCTTTGGCTACGTCAGCTTCAGCAGCTCGACCGCCGTCACCCTGACCGACAGCACGCCGCCCAGCCTGGCCTGGGACGCGGGCGACATTGCCGCGGGCGCGGGCGTCACCATCGCCCTGCATGTTACCACCGCAGGCACCGGCACGGTGACCAATACGATGGAAATCACCACGACGACTGCGGGCGACCCGGCGGGCAACAACAGCAGTAGCTGGGAAACCACGGTCGGCGCGCCTGAGTTGGTGGTTGACAAGCAGGCCCCGGCCGTCGGCGTGATCGGTGAGTCCCTCACCTACACCCTGATCGTCAACAATCAAGGCTCGGCCGACGCGGCCAACGTCACGGTGACTGACACTCTGCCCATCAGCACGACTTACGTGTCGGACGATAGCGGCGTGACGCCCACCAATCCGAGCGCAGGCGTCTATGTCTGGAACCTGGGCACCCTGGCCGCGGCGGGCAGCCGCACCTTCCATGTGACGGCGGCAACCGATGCCGGTATCGCCAACGCCACCAATCTGATCAACCAGATGACCGCCAGCACCACCACGCCGGGCGATAACCAGGCCGGCAACAGCGACCAGGCAACCACCGGCATGTACCGTCTGGTTTCCATCTATGACATTCAGTTCGTGCCCAACCCGGCGCTGAATGGCGATTCGCCATACACCAACCAGACCGTGTGGACCGAGGGCATCGTCACCGCGGAGCCGGGTGAGATTGACAACATCAGCCCCAACCGCACCATGGTCATCGAAATGCCGGGCGGCGGGCCCTGGAGTGGCTTGCAGATCTTCAAGTCGGCCGGCATCCCCGCGGCGCCCGCAGGCACGCACGTGCGCGTCCTCGGCCTGATCAAAGAATACTTCAACATGACCGAGATGGACATGGGCGCGGGCGCCAACGCGTTCCAGATCATCAGCAGCGGCAACCCTGTGCCCGTCCCGGCGGCCACCACCACCGGCAGCCTGATTACCGCGGCCAGCGCGGAGCAGTGGGAAAGCGTGCTCATCGAATTCCACGACGCAGCCGTGGTCAACCCGGCCCTGGGCAGCGGCGAATGGTCGTTCGATGATGGCAGCGGCGTCACCCGCGCCGATGACCTGGGCAACAAGGACGGCGACATGACCTATGTCCCCGCCGCGACCGATCGCTACCACTTTATCCGTGGCGTCGGCTGGTTCTCCTTCAGCAACTACAAGCTGCAGCCGCGCTACAACCCGGACATCGGTCTGGATGTGGACAAACCGACCATTTCCAAGAACGCGCCGGTGCTGGTGGCGCCGGGCGGCCTCTTCACCTACACCGTCACGGTCAAGAACGAGTTGGGTTACCCACTGACCGGCCTGGTCATCCAGGATACTGTGCCGGCTGCAACCACCTTCGCCTACGCGCTGGATGGCGGCAGTGAAAGCGGCGGCGTTGTCACCTGGAACGTCGCCAGCCTGGCCTACTTGAGCACCGTCAACGTGCGCTTTGCCGTGACCGCCACGGCCAGCGTGACGACCGTGATCAACAGCAGCTACAGCATCAGCGCCACCAACTTCGTGACGCCGACTTACGGCGCGCCGCTGGCGACTGTCGTTGACAGCGCCATGCACATCAGCGCGATTCAGGGCGGTCGCCATCTCTCGCTGCTCAACGGGCGCACGGTGAGCGGCGTCTCTGGCATCGTCACCGCACTGCGCAGCGACGGCTTCAACCTGCAAGAGCCGGTCATCATGGAGGACTCCGATCCGGCCACTTCCGAGGGCATCTTCGTGCGCACCGGCAGCGCGCCCACGGTGCTGGTCGGCCAGTCTGTGCTGGTGAACGGCAAGGTCGAAGAGTTCCGGCCCGACACCAACAACCTGACCATCACGCGGCTCATCAACCCGACCGTGACCGTGCAGAGCAGCGGCAATCCCCTGCCCGCGGCGATCATCATCGGCAGCGGCGGTCGCCAGCCGCCCACGCAGATCATCGAGGATGACGCCAGCAACGTCGAGACCGATGGCGTCTTCGACCCGGACAATGATGGCATTGACTTCTACGAAGCGTTGGAAGGCATGTTGGTGCAGGTCAACGACGCGGTGGCGGTGGGGGCAACCACGGCCTTCGGCGAGATCGCGGTGTTGGTGGACGGCGGCGCGGGCGCGAGTCTGCGCACGCCACGCGGCGGCATCGTCATTCAGGCCAATGACTTCAACCCCGAGCGCGTGATTCTGGACGATGTCATCACGCCCAATCCGCCCGATGTCCTCGTGGGTGACTCCTTCCCCGGCGCGATCGTGGGCGTGCTTGATTACGGCTTCGGCAACTTCAAGCTGTTGAACACCGCGCCGCTGCCCAGCCCGGTGAGCGGCGGCCTGACGCCCGAATCCACCACCATCACGCGCACGGACGATCAGATCACCCTGGCGACCTTCAACGTGGAGAACCTGGACCCGACCGACCCGCCGGCCAAGTTCGCCGCGCTGGCCAACCAGATCGTCACCAATCTGGCCGCACCGGACATCCTGGCCGTGGAAGAAGTGCAGGACAGCGACGGCCCGGCCAACACCAGTGTGGTGGAGGCCAGCGTCACCTGGGGCTTGCTCATCAGCGCCATTCAGACCGCCGGCGGCCCCACCTATGACTTCCGCAACGTGGATCCGGTGGACGATCAAGACGGCGGCGAGCCGGGCGGCAATATCCGCGTCGGCTTCCTCTTCCGCGCCGACCGCGGCATCGCGTTCGTGGATCGGCCCGGCGCCACCTCCACCACGGCCAACGGCGCAGTCATGGGCGGTTCGGGCGTGCAGTTGAACTACAGCCCGGGCCGTATTGACCCGACCAGCGCGGCCTTCAATTCGAGCCGCAAACCGCTGGCCGCGGAGTTCACCTTCAACGGGCACACCCTGTTCCTGATCGTCAATCACTTCAACTCGAAGAGCGGCGACGACCCGCTGTTTGGCTTTGCCCAACCGCCGGTGCTGGTCTCTGAAATTCAGCGCAACCAGCAGGCGCAGATCGTCAACGACTTCGTAGACGCCATCCTGGCTCTCGACCCCAGCGCCAACATCGTGGCGCTCGGCGACTTCAACGACTTCCAGTTCTCCACGCCGCTGGCAATCCTCAAGGGCGGTGTGCTGACCGATCTGATCACGGGACTGCCGACGGCTGAGCAGTACAGCTACGTCTACGACGGCAACTCCCAGGTGCTCGATCACATTCTGATCAGCAATCACCTGCTGACCCCCAACGAGGCCGGGTTTGCCCTGTTCGATGTGGTGCATGCCAACGCGGAGTTCCCGCCCGCGGCCCGCGCCACCGATCACGATCCGTCGCTCGTGCGCTTCACCCTGGAGGCGACGCCCGCCAACGTCACCCTGACCAACCTGACGGCCGGCCCGCTCACCTCGCCGCTGGGCTGGCTGGCGCTGGCCGGTCTGCTGGCCCTGGCCGCGGTGGTCATGCGGCGGCGGGGAGTGGAGAGGGGAGAGTAG
- a CDS encoding nucleotidyltransferase domain-containing protein produces the protein MLEKTLTTAQLPIWAEEYAHSVASVYHPDCIILFGSVARNIQKQDSDIDVLVIGGDLPINYRERFRLLMRLRPQLAPVQVQTFTRAEWEMMMADKHVTVLEALRDGKALHGQSLFTQWRQQFRHWQDLGLRRTNCSWVIPPALRHAHRQSQCP, from the coding sequence ATGTTGGAGAAGACTCTGACCACCGCACAACTGCCGATCTGGGCTGAGGAATACGCTCATTCGGTAGCCTCGGTCTATCATCCAGACTGCATCATTCTGTTTGGATCGGTCGCGCGCAATATCCAAAAACAGGACAGCGACATTGACGTCCTCGTCATCGGCGGCGATCTGCCGATCAACTATCGCGAGCGCTTCCGCCTGCTCATGCGCCTGCGCCCACAACTTGCCCCAGTCCAGGTGCAAACCTTCACCCGCGCCGAATGGGAAATGATGATGGCCGACAAACACGTCACCGTCCTGGAAGCCCTGAGGGACGGCAAAGCGCTGCACGGACAGAGCCTGTTCACGCAATGGCGCCAGCAATTTCGGCACTGGCAAGATCTCGGTCTGCGCCGCACCAACTGCTCCTGGGTGATTCCACCTGCCCTGCGACATGCACATCGCCAATCTCAATGTCCATAA
- a CDS encoding GyrI-like domain-containing protein, whose product MTMLDLRQQWKHLYAPSANKVVLVDVPELKFLMIDGRIEPGQAPGTSPGFEAAAGALYSTAYTLKFMSKLRKEDPIDYPVMALEGLWWVEGEEFDISTAWEAFTDRWVYTLMIMQPDHITPAMFAEAVAQAARKRPNPALARLRLESFREGLCVQTMHIGPYATEPATVERMHRWAAENGYRMTGKHHEIYLGDPRRTDPAKLKTVLRHGVREEI is encoded by the coding sequence ATGACGATGCTAGACTTGCGCCAGCAGTGGAAACATCTGTACGCGCCATCCGCCAACAAGGTCGTGTTGGTGGATGTGCCGGAGCTTAAGTTCCTGATGATTGACGGCCGCATCGAGCCGGGGCAGGCGCCGGGCACGTCCCCGGGCTTCGAGGCGGCGGCGGGCGCGCTCTACAGCACAGCCTACACCCTCAAGTTCATGTCGAAGCTGCGCAAAGAGGACCCGATTGACTACCCGGTGATGGCATTGGAAGGGCTATGGTGGGTGGAGGGCGAAGAATTCGACATCTCCACCGCCTGGGAGGCCTTCACGGACCGGTGGGTCTACACGCTGATGATCATGCAGCCCGACCACATCACGCCAGCCATGTTCGCCGAGGCGGTGGCGCAGGCGGCCAGGAAGCGGCCCAACCCCGCGCTCGCCCGGCTGCGGCTGGAGTCGTTTCGCGAGGGCCTCTGCGTGCAGACCATGCACATCGGCCCCTACGCCACGGAACCGGCGACCGTCGAGCGGATGCACCGGTGGGCCGCTGAGAACGGCTATCGCATGACCGGCAAACACCACGAGATCTACCTGGGCGATCCGCGCCGCACCGACCCGGCGAAGCTGAAGACGGTGCTGCGGCATGGGGTCAGGGAGGAGATCTGA
- a CDS encoding nucleotidyltransferase domain-containing protein — MAGSGVAERARLDASLKEMVHRIRATGNPQKIVLFGSRARGDARPDSDYDLLLIEPSDQPRYRRAARYRRALVGLAPAKDILVWTPEEVAEWREVPNAFITAALSEGMVLYES, encoded by the coding sequence ATGGCAGGGTCAGGAGTGGCCGAGCGTGCAAGGTTGGACGCTTCGCTCAAAGAGATGGTCCACCGGATTAGGGCCACCGGAAACCCTCAGAAGATCGTCTTGTTTGGCTCGCGCGCGCGCGGTGACGCACGGCCCGATAGTGACTATGATCTGCTGCTGATCGAGCCGTCGGACCAGCCGCGCTACCGCCGCGCGGCGCGCTACCGTCGCGCGCTGGTCGGCCTGGCGCCGGCCAAGGACATCCTGGTGTGGACGCCGGAGGAGGTGGCCGAGTGGCGCGAGGTGCCCAATGCGTTCATTACCGCGGCCTTGAGCGAGGGGATGGTCCTCTATGAATCCTGA
- a CDS encoding ATP-binding protein gives MYIRIVEKRLLSLLETPEILVLYGPRRVGKTTLLRKLHAQIQPSHPTIFYTLDDPTAQAIFGEPATARLERIFAELGFVPERRAFLFLDEIQSFPQIDLLLKLIFDHFPHVKVIATSSSSLLLLQNLTDSLAGRKYFIELLPLTLSEVMGIEIDDPFTFPERITQQDALNEWLRSFAVYGSYPEIITRPAVEEKQAKLRDILDSALYKDIFLFERLKAPQVLIKLMTLLAHQIGNLVNLNELASQLGMGRNSVEQYIATLEKYFLVFRLPPFERNLRSEINAKQKVYFWDLGIRNAVINRFTPFDARDDRGALFENLVVAALLKRNLYARRPFNTYFWRTHEGYEIDLVLENVQRQELWAMQTTTTGKASFSRAFASYQPTQSLVVNLENGYRFCW, from the coding sequence ATGTACATCAGAATTGTCGAAAAAAGGCTCCTTTCGCTGCTGGAAACGCCGGAAATCCTGGTTCTGTACGGGCCGCGACGCGTGGGGAAGACAACGCTCCTGCGCAAGCTGCACGCGCAGATTCAGCCGTCGCATCCAACCATTTTCTATACCCTGGACGACCCGACGGCCCAGGCCATTTTCGGTGAGCCTGCGACCGCGCGGTTGGAACGTATCTTCGCCGAGCTTGGCTTTGTCCCTGAGCGCCGAGCCTTCCTCTTCCTGGATGAAATCCAGAGCTTTCCCCAAATTGATCTACTGCTGAAATTGATTTTTGATCACTTTCCGCATGTGAAGGTGATCGCGACGTCGTCTTCCTCCTTGCTTCTTCTGCAGAACCTGACCGACAGCCTGGCCGGCCGCAAATACTTCATCGAGCTGCTGCCGTTGACGTTGAGCGAAGTGATGGGTATCGAGATTGATGACCCCTTCACATTCCCGGAGCGCATCACGCAGCAGGACGCGCTGAACGAATGGCTGCGTTCGTTTGCCGTTTACGGTTCCTATCCAGAGATCATAACGCGGCCTGCGGTCGAGGAGAAGCAAGCCAAGCTGCGCGATATTCTGGATAGTGCGCTCTACAAAGACATCTTCTTATTCGAGCGCCTGAAAGCTCCCCAGGTGCTCATCAAACTGATGACGCTGCTGGCGCACCAGATTGGCAACCTGGTCAATCTGAACGAGTTAGCATCCCAACTTGGCATGGGTCGCAACTCCGTTGAGCAGTACATTGCGACGCTGGAAAAATACTTCCTGGTTTTTCGGCTGCCGCCCTTCGAGCGCAACCTGCGCAGCGAAATCAACGCAAAGCAGAAAGTCTACTTCTGGGATTTGGGTATCCGCAACGCCGTCATCAATCGCTTCACGCCGTTCGATGCGCGTGACGATAGGGGCGCCCTGTTCGAGAACCTGGTCGTAGCTGCGCTGTTGAAACGCAACCTGTACGCGCGCCGTCCGTTCAACACCTACTTCTGGCGGACTCATGAAGGGTATGAAATTGACCTGGTGTTGGAAAACGTTCAGCGCCAGGAACTATGGGCGATGCAAACTACGACCACCGGCAAAGCCAGCTTCTCGCGCGCATTCGCCAGCTACCAGCCAACCCAATCTCTCGTCGTCAACCTGGAGAACGGGTATCGTTTCTGTTGGTAA
- a CDS encoding AAA family ATPase, with product MYISRVILKNIRGFADLQFDLTRAGGSYAGWTVFTGDNGSGKSTILKAIAVGLTGRDTARSLQPSFQGWIRDGADDEAAIQLEIVRVIDDDATSESGRNPSSRFPVKLTLTNGGKEPTLQAAIPPGKPRNYATPERTIWSPDATGWFSCGYGPFRRVFGASPEATRQMVAPTTERFVTMFQEAASLAEVDQWLRNLKHKELENRAAEREQLALLLEILRDDLLPNQITVDRVDSDGLWLKDRNGVQLAWSEMSDGYRAALALIADIIRHLVSVYGVEGLTDRGTDGRIFIRRSGVVLIDEVDAHLHPEWQREIGFWLKRHFPNIQFLVTTHSPIICQAADPNGLFVLPEPGSGVAPRALTTEEYEKVIASRPDTILLTPAFGLHASRPSNR from the coding sequence ATGTATATCAGCAGAGTGATCCTCAAAAACATCCGTGGTTTCGCAGATCTTCAATTCGATCTGACGCGCGCCGGCGGAAGCTACGCGGGGTGGACCGTGTTTACCGGCGATAACGGATCGGGGAAAAGCACGATCCTGAAGGCGATTGCTGTGGGATTGACAGGCAGGGATACGGCGCGTTCATTGCAGCCAAGTTTCCAAGGTTGGATTCGCGATGGCGCCGACGATGAGGCGGCGATCCAGCTCGAAATCGTGCGGGTCATTGACGATGATGCCACATCTGAATCTGGGCGAAACCCATCTTCCCGCTTCCCGGTCAAACTCACACTCACGAATGGCGGCAAGGAGCCAACGTTGCAAGCCGCCATTCCGCCTGGGAAGCCGCGCAACTACGCAACACCTGAGCGCACTATCTGGTCGCCTGATGCCACGGGCTGGTTCTCGTGTGGGTATGGGCCGTTTCGCCGCGTGTTCGGTGCATCGCCAGAGGCCACGCGCCAAATGGTCGCACCAACCACTGAGCGCTTCGTGACGATGTTCCAAGAGGCTGCGTCGCTGGCCGAGGTTGACCAATGGCTGCGAAATCTGAAGCACAAGGAGCTCGAGAACCGCGCGGCCGAGCGTGAGCAACTGGCGCTGCTGCTGGAGATTCTGCGGGATGATCTCCTGCCGAATCAGATCACGGTGGATCGTGTGGATTCCGATGGGCTTTGGCTCAAGGATCGCAACGGGGTACAACTGGCGTGGAGTGAGATGAGCGATGGGTACCGGGCGGCGTTGGCTCTGATCGCCGACATCATCCGGCACCTCGTCAGCGTGTACGGCGTCGAGGGCTTGACAGACAGAGGGACGGACGGCAGGATTTTCATCAGGCGCAGCGGCGTGGTGCTGATTGACGAAGTGGATGCCCATTTGCATCCGGAGTGGCAGCGCGAGATCGGCTTTTGGCTGAAACGCCACTTCCCGAATATCCAGTTCCTCGTCACGACACACAGCCCGATCATCTGCCAGGCCGCCGACCCCAACGGCCTCTTCGTCTTGCCTGAGCCGGGCAGTGGCGTCGCGCCGCGTGCCCTAACCACGGAGGAATACGAGAAGGTCATTGCATCGCGACCGGATACGATCCTGTTGACGCCGGCCTTCGGGCTGCATGCGTCGCGACCTTCCAACAGGTAG